In Janthinobacterium sp. 67, a genomic segment contains:
- a CDS encoding tyrosine-type recombinase/integrase, with protein sequence MAKGAKPFRYRGKWRATVTLANGKRPAQDFDRYDDAVQWIAEQLANANAQHAPELGGPTMATLADALRLYAQLYTVNKRGFASELNRINHYLEGAGMARLKRVQNDTLGHALAEYDRSTLPESWQGHNDARRAARSQTYLRIGELAKTRCSAVSTADLRRLVADMKKEGLSESSVQKEVALLKHMFNMAANEWSWKGFENPCKGIKLGKSNARFVFITQEQRKRLWDALAECDNPYFWPLVELELQTTLRRSSLLALRWDKVDLDGRIFVVESKTGQIAVPLTQHAVRVLREMARHESGVVFPMTANAVDCAWDGVRTKAGIPDLQFRDLRHVAATDFARRGFSSHQLMKVLGHKTITMAQTYVNLVSQDVLDVMDRTEPASPVLQVPPPASGSGTDMLNRKRSTRLTMAVRERMGIIAKCPTDVTREANFPQQ encoded by the coding sequence ATGGCTAAGGGTGCAAAACCATTCAGGTACCGTGGCAAATGGCGCGCAACAGTCACACTAGCAAACGGCAAGCGTCCCGCGCAGGACTTCGACCGATACGACGATGCCGTGCAGTGGATTGCCGAGCAGTTGGCGAACGCCAATGCACAGCATGCACCGGAGCTGGGCGGCCCGACCATGGCCACGCTTGCCGACGCGCTGCGCCTGTATGCGCAGCTCTACACTGTCAACAAACGCGGCTTCGCCAGCGAGCTCAACCGCATCAACCACTATCTGGAAGGTGCCGGGATGGCGCGGCTGAAGAGGGTGCAGAATGATACCTTGGGGCACGCGCTGGCGGAGTACGACCGTTCCACTCTGCCCGAGTCCTGGCAGGGCCACAACGACGCACGCCGTGCCGCGCGCTCTCAAACTTACCTGCGTATCGGAGAGCTGGCCAAAACGCGCTGCAGCGCCGTCTCGACGGCCGACCTGCGACGTCTCGTTGCTGATATGAAAAAGGAAGGACTGAGCGAGAGCAGCGTTCAAAAGGAGGTCGCACTACTCAAGCACATGTTCAACATGGCGGCCAACGAATGGAGCTGGAAGGGCTTCGAAAATCCTTGCAAAGGCATCAAACTCGGCAAGTCGAATGCACGATTTGTGTTTATCACGCAAGAGCAGCGCAAGCGCTTGTGGGACGCCCTCGCTGAATGCGACAACCCCTATTTCTGGCCGTTGGTCGAACTTGAATTGCAAACGACCTTGCGTCGTTCAAGTCTTCTCGCGTTGCGCTGGGACAAGGTCGACCTTGATGGACGAATCTTCGTAGTGGAGTCTAAGACAGGGCAAATTGCCGTTCCACTGACTCAGCATGCGGTCCGGGTGCTCCGGGAAATGGCGCGGCACGAGTCCGGGGTGGTGTTTCCCATGACTGCCAATGCAGTTGATTGCGCCTGGGATGGGGTGCGTACGAAAGCAGGTATCCCTGACCTGCAATTCAGGGACCTTCGCCACGTTGCCGCGACTGATTTCGCCCGCCGCGGTTTCAGTAGCCATCAGTTGATGAAAGTCCTGGGACATAAAACCATCACAATGGCGCAGACGTATGTAAATTTGGTCAGCCAGGACGTGCTCGATGTGATGGACCGCACGGAACCGGCGTCGCCGGTGTTGCAAGTACCCCCGCCAGCGAGTGGTTCCGGAACCGACATGCTCAATCGAAAACGGTCAACCCGTCTCACAATGGCTGTACGTGAGCGCATGGGAATTATTGCCAAGTGTCCCACGGATGTGACGCGCGAGGCTAATTTTCCACAGCAGTAA
- a CDS encoding helix-turn-helix transcriptional regulator: MNSTLVDLNELSTMLGRSPETIKKDLKRNRLAVPPRLHIPGTRLLRWRQIDIDRWLASHVESQVEVSK; encoded by the coding sequence ATGAATAGCACATTAGTCGATTTAAACGAGCTCAGCACGATGCTTGGTCGCAGCCCGGAGACCATCAAGAAGGACTTGAAGCGGAACAGGCTTGCGGTACCGCCGCGCCTGCATATACCGGGCACACGGTTGCTGCGATGGCGGCAAATCGATATCGACCGTTGGCTCGCCAGTCACGTCGAAAGCCAAGTTGAGGTCAGCAAATGA
- the tnpA gene encoding IS66-like element accessory protein TnpA, with product MDTIIQPVARPSKRGSYRRHSDEFKRAVVAQSLLPDASVSRIARQHNLNANQVFAWRKLFGEGQQESGNNVCTLLPVTVVASVMAQPVAEQAPACGGIIELTVGKARLRLEGAVDTAVLHLVLQRLLP from the coding sequence ATGGACACAATAATTCAACCAGTCGCAAGACCCTCAAAACGTGGCAGCTACCGGCGCCACTCCGATGAATTCAAGCGGGCCGTCGTCGCCCAGTCGCTGCTGCCTGACGCATCCGTTTCGCGCATCGCCCGCCAGCACAACCTCAACGCCAATCAGGTATTCGCTTGGCGTAAACTGTTCGGAGAAGGCCAGCAGGAATCTGGCAATAATGTCTGCACACTGCTGCCGGTGACGGTGGTGGCGTCGGTCATGGCACAGCCCGTGGCCGAGCAGGCACCAGCGTGCGGCGGCATCATCGAACTGACCGTTGGCAAAGCGCGGCTGCGGCTGGAAGGCGCCGTTGACACTGCCGTGCTGCACCTGGTGTTGCAGCGGCTGCTGCCATGA
- a CDS encoding helix-turn-helix domain-containing protein has protein sequence MNEPSSSPERPTFRHRCAAELKSKRETAGLSQESLAERAGFHRSYVSQVERAVQNMSLDNLERLHLALTQMQLSGDIKSLRMRFAKNMKRERVDQGLSQEKLAELAGLHRTYVSQVERGVTSISLDNVEKLAAALGRDEESLLDTHINS, from the coding sequence ATGAACGAACCGTCATCCTCACCAGAGCGCCCCACTTTTCGGCATCGATGTGCCGCGGAGCTAAAATCCAAGCGCGAGACGGCAGGGCTATCGCAAGAAAGTCTCGCGGAACGCGCGGGCTTTCATCGTAGCTATGTAAGCCAAGTCGAACGCGCGGTGCAGAATATGTCACTCGACAACCTGGAGCGGCTACATTTGGCACTTACACAGATGCAACTGAGCGGCGACATAAAATCGCTGAGAATGAGGTTTGCCAAGAACATGAAGCGCGAGCGGGTCGACCAAGGGCTATCTCAGGAAAAACTTGCGGAGTTGGCCGGGCTACACAGGACTTATGTGAGCCAGGTCGAGCGAGGTGTTACATCTATCTCGCTCGACAATGTGGAGAAGTTGGCGGCAGCGCTGGGACGGGACGAGGAGTCTTTACTAGACACGCATATAAATTCGTAG
- the parA gene encoding ParA family partition ATPase yields MHKQARIIAICHPKGGVGKTTTTMILAAALAERAYRVLVADCDAQASASAWASAAPEGKPFPAAVVNLSTYAGKVHREIQKHLDNYDFIVVDCPPGLESLSPQSAILVADLVIVPLPPSPADFWAARGVKLLIERGTDFNPGMKAGILPNRVVRTSLSRAIMRELNDFGIPLLSSRLTNRTAYQEAVVSGMSVSALGPDAKVAADEVSVLADEVLALLGESK; encoded by the coding sequence ATGCATAAACAAGCGCGCATCATTGCAATTTGCCACCCAAAAGGAGGGGTCGGTAAAACCACAACCACGATGATTCTCGCGGCCGCACTCGCAGAACGAGCCTATCGGGTTTTAGTAGCGGACTGCGATGCGCAAGCATCGGCATCCGCCTGGGCAAGCGCGGCACCAGAAGGAAAGCCATTTCCAGCGGCGGTAGTCAACCTTTCGACGTATGCAGGGAAAGTGCATCGAGAGATTCAAAAGCATCTCGATAACTACGATTTTATCGTTGTCGATTGTCCGCCAGGCCTGGAGTCTTTAAGTCCCCAGTCTGCGATTCTCGTAGCCGACTTAGTCATCGTGCCCTTGCCTCCATCGCCCGCGGACTTTTGGGCCGCACGTGGGGTCAAACTTTTGATTGAGCGGGGAACAGATTTCAATCCTGGCATGAAGGCGGGCATCCTGCCGAATCGAGTTGTGCGCACGTCTCTCTCAAGAGCAATCATGCGGGAGCTAAACGATTTTGGCATTCCGCTGCTGTCGTCGCGGTTGACGAATCGAACTGCATACCAAGAAGCTGTCGTGAGCGGTATGTCGGTTTCCGCGTTAGGACCAGATGCAAAGGTCGCGGCGGATGAGGTCAGTGTCCTCGCCGACGAGGTGCTGGCCTTACTAGGAGAGAGCAAGTGA
- a CDS encoding surface-adhesin E family protein, producing MKKTLIGLALFSLIGIANAEPARFMLHLSSKEKAIFIFEKDIEKNKKIVRASIQQIENPRYVNVGDFYSRQGRWEANCAKRTIQVLSVVTHDLNGKPTSVSNVPTDFLPLIPGTYSADFFEILCNPKFPNIESLTKPIDDHKEYAKKAFRVFEEHSSK from the coding sequence ATGAAAAAAACTCTGATAGGCTTGGCTTTATTTTCTCTGATTGGCATTGCAAATGCTGAACCGGCCCGCTTCATGCTGCACTTAAGCAGCAAAGAAAAGGCAATATTTATTTTTGAAAAGGATATTGAAAAAAATAAAAAAATTGTTAGGGCCTCGATACAACAAATAGAAAATCCTCGTTATGTGAACGTGGGCGACTTTTACTCTCGGCAGGGGCGTTGGGAGGCGAATTGCGCTAAGCGTACAATTCAAGTATTGAGCGTTGTAACTCACGATTTGAATGGAAAGCCGACTTCGGTGTCAAATGTTCCAACAGATTTTCTGCCTCTCATTCCAGGTACATACAGTGCGGATTTTTTTGAAATTTTATGTAACCCGAAATTTCCAAATATTGAATCGCTAACAAAACCAATTGATGACCATAAAGAGTACGCAAAAAAAGCGTTTAGGGTGTTTGAAGAGCACTCATCAAAGTGA
- a CDS encoding VapE domain-containing protein, whose translation MNIEQPIHSAHVTNNFEVQKKLIEEIASNDPLFAQSKSRGSAQDDCNSDAAIAGSRAVSTDSCSSTTALPATVDDDSIASVDERAVDTQAFKGADAVKLQPNGKLAAINWPVTTLRPRGKDFIETPDPVFDNVRYLLNEYKVLVRYNELKRKPEIKIPDIEYNEDNRRERNRGKVLDLVILNGLRMPESRVDEAIQQVADKNAFHPVRDWIDSTAWDGVSRLNEFFATLEVAPRFEAHRNAMVRRWLISAVAALYRHSRETVTKYEGCLVLQGAQNAGKTTWYASLAPANTMAIKTSFKLVPSNKDHIFTLAAHWIVELGELDSTFSASEMGSLKAFMSDTVDCQRRAYGREDSELTRQTIMGASVNKPDYLVDDTGNRRWWTVPVTSVNSRHGINMQQVWAEVKSLFMEGEQWWLTEHEMNGLTAVNREFGAIVPVKELITATFEFDRVAHQMSLVGSEPKKDERQRVRLTVTEIVMLVGLRADDRKTIGECGRALRELTGGEPEPSNGRDVWRLIPREDSVHYAELKAIIARQNGYAKRKKAG comes from the coding sequence ATGAATATTGAACAACCTATACACTCCGCCCACGTCACAAATAATTTTGAAGTACAAAAAAAACTGATAGAGGAAATTGCTAGTAACGACCCATTGTTCGCACAATCCAAAAGCCGCGGAAGCGCGCAGGACGATTGCAACTCCGACGCAGCTATCGCAGGTAGCCGAGCAGTTAGCACTGATAGCTGTTCGAGTACAACCGCCTTACCTGCAACCGTAGATGACGACTCTATCGCTAGCGTTGACGAGAGGGCTGTAGATACGCAGGCATTCAAGGGGGCCGACGCAGTCAAATTGCAACCAAACGGGAAACTTGCCGCTATCAACTGGCCCGTCACCACACTTCGACCTCGAGGCAAGGACTTCATCGAGACCCCCGACCCGGTATTCGACAACGTGCGATATTTATTGAACGAGTACAAAGTGTTAGTCAGATATAACGAACTCAAGCGCAAACCCGAGATTAAAATTCCAGATATTGAGTACAACGAGGACAATCGCCGTGAGCGCAACCGCGGCAAGGTCTTGGACTTGGTCATTCTCAACGGTTTGCGCATGCCAGAGAGCCGTGTCGATGAGGCTATTCAACAGGTTGCGGACAAGAATGCCTTCCATCCCGTTCGCGACTGGATTGACTCAACGGCGTGGGACGGCGTGTCGCGCTTGAACGAATTCTTTGCCACACTGGAGGTTGCACCGCGGTTTGAAGCGCATCGAAATGCGATGGTCCGCCGCTGGCTCATTAGCGCGGTTGCAGCGCTATACCGCCATTCGCGTGAAACCGTCACGAAATACGAAGGATGCTTGGTACTGCAAGGTGCGCAAAATGCAGGTAAAACTACGTGGTATGCATCGCTAGCACCGGCAAACACGATGGCTATCAAGACTAGCTTCAAGCTCGTACCCAGCAATAAGGACCACATTTTCACCCTGGCGGCGCACTGGATTGTTGAGCTTGGCGAGTTGGACTCGACGTTCTCGGCCAGCGAAATGGGTAGTCTCAAAGCGTTCATGTCAGACACCGTCGATTGTCAACGCCGCGCTTATGGCCGGGAAGACAGCGAACTGACCCGCCAGACCATAATGGGTGCGTCGGTAAATAAGCCAGACTACCTCGTCGACGACACGGGCAATCGTCGCTGGTGGACGGTGCCTGTAACGTCAGTGAACTCTCGGCACGGCATCAACATGCAACAGGTATGGGCGGAGGTAAAGTCACTGTTTATGGAGGGCGAACAGTGGTGGCTGACAGAGCACGAGATGAATGGGCTGACGGCCGTAAATCGCGAGTTCGGCGCTATCGTACCAGTCAAGGAACTCATTACCGCTACTTTCGAATTCGACAGAGTGGCACACCAAATGTCGCTGGTCGGCTCCGAACCAAAAAAAGATGAACGCCAACGAGTCCGCCTGACGGTGACGGAAATCGTGATGCTGGTCGGACTGCGAGCCGACGACCGCAAAACCATCGGCGAATGCGGCCGGGCACTGCGCGAGTTAACCGGCGGTGAACCAGAACCTAGCAATGGTCGGGACGTATGGCGCTTGATACCTCGCGAAGACAGCGTCCACTACGCTGAGCTGAAAGCTATTATCGCGCGGCAAAATGGCTATGCCAAACGCAAGAAAGCTGGTTGA
- a CDS encoding helix-turn-helix transcriptional regulator yields MSARISLLEKSAVTQRLGICERTLENLVKAQKFPRGLKLGKNIVWDEVAVEKWLANALEPQLNWSPPQRPRKSARFG; encoded by the coding sequence ATGTCTGCTCGTATTTCTCTGCTTGAAAAAAGTGCTGTCACGCAACGACTCGGCATTTGTGAGCGCACCCTCGAAAATCTTGTAAAGGCACAGAAATTCCCAAGAGGCCTGAAACTAGGCAAGAACATCGTATGGGATGAGGTCGCCGTCGAGAAATGGTTGGCCAACGCCCTGGAGCCGCAGTTGAATTGGTCGCCACCGCAGCGCCCCCGGAAAAGCGCGCGTTTTGGCTGA
- a CDS encoding amino acid aminotransferase, protein MTNPTVSASLFSAIEMAPRDPILGITEAFNADQNPAKINLGVGVYYDDNGKVPLLACVRKAEAILIEQAAPRTYLPIEGLAAYDKAVQELVFGADSAVIQERRAVTVQAIGGTGALKIGADFLQRFAPGVQVYISDPSWENHRALFENAGFVVNNYTYYDAATHGVNFDGMLASLNAMPAGSVVVLHACCHNPTGADLSVAQWDQIISVVTSRGLVPFLDMAYQGFANGIAEDGAVVRRFADAGGPLLVSNSFSKSFSLYGERVGALSVVASSADEAARLLSQLKRVVRTNYSNPPTHGGKVVATVLATPELRQLWEEELAGMRVRIREMRNAFVEKLKAKAPGHDFEFVRQQIGMFSYSGLTKEQVASLREQSIYAVDTGRICVAALNSRNIDIVIDAIAKVL, encoded by the coding sequence ATGACGAACCCAACTGTTTCTGCCAGTCTGTTTAGCGCCATCGAGATGGCCCCACGCGACCCGATCCTGGGCATCACCGAAGCATTTAACGCGGACCAGAATCCCGCCAAAATCAATCTGGGCGTTGGCGTCTATTATGACGACAACGGCAAAGTGCCTCTGTTAGCTTGCGTACGCAAGGCAGAAGCCATCCTGATCGAACAGGCGGCGCCACGCACCTATCTGCCGATCGAAGGCCTGGCCGCCTACGACAAGGCTGTGCAAGAACTCGTATTTGGCGCCGACAGCGCCGTTATTCAAGAGCGCCGCGCCGTCACCGTGCAAGCCATCGGCGGCACGGGCGCACTGAAGATCGGCGCCGACTTCCTGCAGCGCTTCGCGCCGGGCGTGCAAGTCTACATCAGCGACCCGAGCTGGGAAAACCACCGCGCGCTGTTTGAAAATGCCGGTTTCGTCGTGAATAACTATACGTACTACGATGCCGCCACCCATGGCGTGAACTTCGATGGCATGCTGGCCAGCCTGAACGCCATGCCAGCCGGTTCCGTCGTCGTGCTGCACGCCTGCTGCCACAACCCGACCGGCGCCGACCTGAGCGTGGCCCAGTGGGATCAGATCATCAGCGTGGTGACTTCGCGCGGCCTGGTACCGTTCCTGGACATGGCCTACCAAGGCTTCGCCAACGGCATCGCCGAAGACGGCGCCGTGGTGCGCCGCTTTGCCGACGCGGGCGGCCCGCTGCTGGTGTCGAACTCGTTCTCGAAATCGTTCTCGCTGTACGGCGAGCGCGTGGGCGCCCTGAGCGTCGTCGCCTCGAGCGCCGACGAAGCGGCCCGTTTGCTGTCGCAGCTGAAGCGCGTCGTGCGCACCAACTACTCGAACCCGCCTACGCATGGCGGCAAGGTGGTCGCCACCGTCCTGGCCACGCCGGAACTGCGCCAGCTGTGGGAAGAGGAATTGGCCGGCATGCGCGTGCGCATCCGCGAAATGCGCAATGCCTTCGTGGAAAAGCTGAAAGCCAAGGCGCCAGGCCACGATTTCGAATTCGTGCGCCAGCAAATCGGCATGTTCTCGTACTCGGGCCTCACCAAGGAGCAGGTGGCGTCCTTGCGCGAGCAATCGATCTACGCCGTCGACACGGGCCGTATCTGCGTGGCAGCATTGAATTCGCGCAATATCGACATCGTCATTGACGCGATCGCCAAAGTGCTTTAA
- the tnpB gene encoding IS66 family insertion sequence element accessory protein TnpB (TnpB, as the term is used for proteins encoded by IS66 family insertion elements, is considered an accessory protein, since TnpC, encoded by a neighboring gene, is a DDE family transposase.) — MIGLPAHTRIWIVAGITDMRCGFNGLAAKIETTLQADPFNGHVFVFRGRRGDIIKLLWWTGDGLCLLAKRLERGRFIWPQASSGTVTLTQAQLSMLLEGIDWRQPVRTWQPSSGL; from the coding sequence ATGATCGGCCTGCCGGCCCACACCCGGATCTGGATCGTCGCTGGCATCACCGACATGCGCTGCGGCTTCAACGGCCTGGCGGCCAAGATAGAGACGACGCTGCAGGCCGATCCATTCAACGGCCATGTGTTTGTATTTCGTGGCCGGCGCGGCGACATCATCAAACTGCTGTGGTGGACTGGCGACGGCCTGTGCCTGCTGGCCAAGCGGCTTGAGCGGGGCCGTTTCATCTGGCCGCAGGCCAGCAGCGGCACGGTCACGCTGACGCAGGCCCAACTGTCGATGCTGCTCGAAGGCATCGACTGGCGCCAGCCAGTACGCACCTGGCAACCATCGTCGGGCTTGTAA